From Solidesulfovibrio sp., the proteins below share one genomic window:
- a CDS encoding ABC transporter ATP-binding protein — MSNQAAAFDDNELVIDINKLTKTYNSGLDPIKVLKDVNLHVRRGEMVAVMGPSGSGKSTLLFILGLFQPPSTGGYKVAGVDVLSLSRDQQAIFRREMLGFVFQTCDLLENSTVYENLELPLIYAGVRRRDRPDRIREALRMVNLEHRVHQPSNRLSGGERQRVSIARALVNEPEFILADEPTGQLDRENSLRVLEYFTKITEEARTAMVVVTHDAMTAEHCTRKCVLTDGYLNG; from the coding sequence ATGAGTAACCAGGCCGCCGCTTTCGACGACAACGAGCTTGTCATCGACATCAACAAGCTGACCAAGACCTATAATAGCGGGCTGGATCCGATCAAGGTGCTCAAGGACGTCAACCTGCACGTGCGCCGGGGCGAGATGGTGGCGGTCATGGGGCCTTCGGGGTCGGGCAAGTCCACGCTTCTTTTCATCCTGGGGCTGTTCCAGCCGCCGTCCACCGGGGGCTACAAGGTGGCCGGGGTGGACGTGCTGTCGCTGTCGCGCGACCAGCAGGCGATCTTTCGCCGGGAGATGCTCGGTTTCGTGTTCCAGACATGCGATTTGCTGGAAAATTCCACGGTGTACGAGAACCTGGAACTGCCGCTGATCTACGCTGGCGTACGCCGCCGGGATCGGCCGGACCGCATCCGCGAGGCCCTGCGCATGGTCAATCTGGAGCACCGGGTGCACCAGCCGTCCAACCGCCTCTCGGGCGGCGAGCGCCAGCGCGTGTCCATTGCCCGGGCCCTGGTCAACGAACCGGAGTTTATTTTGGCGGACGAGCCCACCGGGCAGCTTGACCGGGAAAACAGCCTGCGTGTATTGGAGTATTTCACGAAGATCACGGAAGAAGCCCGCACGGCCATGGTCGTGGTCACCCACGACGCGATGACGGCCGAGCATTGCACGAGAAAATGCGTCCTGACGGACGGCTACCTCAACGGTTAA
- a CDS encoding TolC family protein, with the protein MRAALFFLALTLLAAPAGAGTADRYTKDKVKGAPAAAPVAAPAAPAAPEPAAAKAMDDEPAPSFAKAASNMALGPTTVRSPADFQECVRVALAQSPILTKSSIEIESKRLDVGDAYSQYIPTIVLSTTFYLRLPEYKNTVASTAYQSVFNNASSDPTQNLANSISASNAVYAGNSNNRNRKKYDLNFNTGAWNPLLTAFEVQARKEMVNIAVLSHLKVIDQGLQRLGTTFLQLGMVESVIRLAKEKEDLAVKNLEYVKTRAGLGQGAQLDVRIAETKINLAKTEGEKMRTTKSVLLDEMKFLMGVPFVQKVELSLDNASRQVLEDFNPANVSDESLRKHSFQLRIHDYEKSLQRKNIALSYIHFLPTFSFGFTSISTLNSSSNAYKDDTSTLPFMYPNLTLNFPFDWWTKGRDVSRQYKKMAQLNVESRNIEFSLMSEFQQSLAKLRSANSEVKFAESSVELQKLTVQQSQFRFESGQAEYDAIVKSMGEFLDSKQNLLLKQYDRDVAMLHVRGISGDFQDRYINATVMENN; encoded by the coding sequence ATGCGGGCGGCGCTGTTTTTTTTGGCGCTGACGCTGTTGGCCGCGCCGGCCGGGGCCGGCACGGCGGACCGCTATACCAAGGACAAGGTCAAGGGGGCACCCGCCGCCGCGCCGGTCGCGGCGCCGGCCGCGCCGGCCGCGCCCGAGCCGGCCGCCGCCAAGGCCATGGACGACGAACCCGCGCCGAGTTTCGCCAAGGCCGCCTCCAACATGGCCCTGGGGCCGACCACGGTGCGTTCGCCGGCCGACTTCCAGGAATGCGTGCGCGTGGCCCTGGCCCAGTCGCCGATCCTGACCAAAAGCTCCATCGAAATCGAATCCAAGCGCCTGGACGTGGGGGATGCCTATTCCCAGTACATCCCCACCATCGTACTGAGCACGACCTTCTACCTGCGCCTGCCCGAATACAAGAACACGGTCGCCTCCACCGCCTACCAGTCCGTGTTCAACAACGCCTCCTCCGATCCGACCCAGAACCTGGCCAACTCCATTTCCGCCTCCAACGCCGTCTACGCCGGCAATTCCAACAACCGCAACCGCAAGAAATACGACCTCAACTTCAATACCGGCGCCTGGAACCCGCTTTTGACCGCCTTCGAGGTGCAGGCCCGCAAGGAAATGGTCAACATCGCCGTCCTGTCCCACCTCAAGGTCATCGACCAGGGCCTGCAACGCCTGGGCACCACCTTCCTCCAGCTCGGCATGGTGGAATCCGTCATCCGGCTGGCCAAGGAGAAAGAGGACCTGGCCGTCAAGAACCTGGAATACGTCAAGACGCGCGCCGGCCTGGGCCAGGGCGCCCAGCTCGACGTGCGCATCGCCGAGACCAAGATCAACCTGGCCAAGACCGAGGGCGAGAAGATGCGGACCACCAAGTCCGTGCTCCTCGACGAAATGAAGTTCCTCATGGGCGTGCCCTTCGTCCAGAAGGTCGAACTGTCCCTGGACAACGCCTCCCGCCAGGTGCTCGAGGACTTCAACCCGGCCAACGTGTCCGACGAGTCCCTGCGCAAGCACTCCTTCCAGCTGCGCATCCACGATTACGAGAAGTCGCTGCAACGCAAGAACATCGCCCTGTCCTACATCCACTTCCTGCCGACCTTCTCCTTCGGCTTCACCTCGATCTCCACGCTCAACAGCAGCAGCAACGCCTACAAGGACGACACCTCGACCCTGCCGTTCATGTATCCGAACCTGACGCTCAACTTCCCCTTCGACTGGTGGACCAAGGGCCGCGACGTCAGCCGGCAGTACAAGAAGATGGCCCAGCTCAACGTCGAGAGCCGCAACATCGAGTTCTCGCTCATGAGCGAATTCCAGCAGTCCCTGGCCAAGCTGCGCTCGGCCAACTCCGAGGTCAAGTTCGCCGAGTCGTCGGTGGAGCTGCAAAAGCTTACGGTCCAGCAGTCCCAGTTCCGCTTCGAGTCCGGACAGGCCGAATACGACGCCATCGTCAAGAGCATGGGCGAGTTCCTCGACAGCAAGCAGAACCTGCTGCTCAAGCAGTACGATCGCGACGTGGCCATGCTGCACGTCCGGGGCATCAGTGGCGATTTTCAGGATCGCTACATCAACGCCACCGTCATGGAGAACAATTAG
- a CDS encoding efflux RND transporter periplasmic adaptor subunit: protein MRVFALLLAAGLVLAAVPGPAQDKAAPAPAAQPGASFRPTEISFSGKLYSPVKLSVFLPYNAKITALSGHIGQKVKRNEVLGTYEIPLETRMDEKTKLSPANIKELEHKLANADKEIDRFSAKARELEAMSQRSMASQQSIAMNSKEIEVFRKEKVAVSEQLALARDLLNDRVELAEDRFGKGAGVGKMPKDGIIKAPIDGFVMWMNPELRNGVKLAKEAELFQVGSLDPMIIRAQVHEIEAQKLKEGMAATVTFDSIPGKKYAASVSRIPWAPMPAALQQPSYYEIELTIPNPNQELKEGLKGQIVIQPEK, encoded by the coding sequence ATGCGGGTTTTCGCCTTGTTGCTGGCGGCCGGCTTGGTGCTGGCCGCCGTTCCCGGCCCGGCCCAGGACAAGGCCGCGCCGGCGCCGGCCGCCCAGCCCGGCGCCTCGTTTCGGCCCACGGAGATCAGCTTTTCCGGCAAGCTCTACAGCCCCGTCAAACTGTCGGTCTTTTTGCCCTACAACGCCAAGATCACCGCCCTTTCCGGCCATATCGGCCAGAAGGTCAAGCGCAACGAGGTGCTCGGCACCTACGAGATTCCCCTTGAAACCCGCATGGACGAGAAGACCAAGCTCTCGCCGGCCAACATCAAGGAACTCGAACACAAGCTCGCCAATGCCGACAAGGAGATCGACCGCTTCTCGGCCAAGGCCCGCGAGTTGGAGGCCATGAGCCAGCGCAGCATGGCCTCCCAGCAGTCCATTGCCATGAACTCCAAGGAGATCGAGGTGTTCCGCAAGGAGAAGGTCGCGGTCTCCGAACAGCTCGCCCTGGCCCGGGACCTGCTCAACGACCGCGTGGAACTGGCCGAGGACCGCTTCGGCAAGGGCGCGGGCGTGGGCAAGATGCCCAAGGACGGCATCATCAAGGCCCCCATCGACGGCTTCGTCATGTGGATGAACCCGGAACTGCGAAACGGCGTCAAACTGGCCAAGGAAGCCGAACTGTTCCAGGTCGGCTCCCTGGACCCCATGATCATCCGGGCCCAGGTCCATGAAATCGAGGCCCAGAAGCTCAAGGAAGGCATGGCCGCCACGGTCACCTTCGACTCCATCCCCGGCAAGAAGTACGCCGCCTCGGTCTCGCGCATCCCCTGGGCGCCCATGCCCGCCGCCTTGCAGCAGCCCTCGTACTACGAAATCGAGCTGACCATCCCCAACCCCAATCAGGAACTCAAGGAAGGCCTCAAGGGCCAGATCGTCATCCAGCCCGAGAAATAA
- a CDS encoding glycosyltransferase family 2 protein → MTDMLSIIIPLYNEQDNIEPLFGKLDAVLPSLGNPYEIILVNDGSTDDTRGRLDAVAERDERVRVVHLRRNFGQTAAMMAGIDLARGDILIPMDGDLQNDPADIPRLLSKLDEGYDVVSGWRKDRKDNPIKRNFPSRVANGLISAISGVRLHDYGCSLKAYRREIIKGVKLYGEMHRFIPIHAAWQGARVTEVGVTHHPRIHGQSKYGIERTIKVILDLMTVKFLDKYAQKPMYLFGGFGLASIAASAGFFLFMLYCKFFLGKSFIETPLPLAVVMFMLIGIMAIFMGLIAEILMRTYHESQDKPTYIVDCTRNCKEP, encoded by the coding sequence ATGACGGACATGCTCTCCATCATCATTCCGCTTTACAACGAGCAGGACAACATCGAGCCGCTTTTCGGCAAGCTCGACGCCGTGCTGCCGAGCCTCGGCAATCCCTACGAGATCATCCTCGTCAACGACGGCTCCACCGACGACACGCGCGGACGCCTCGACGCCGTGGCTGAGCGCGACGAGCGGGTGCGCGTGGTCCACCTGCGCCGCAATTTCGGCCAGACCGCGGCCATGATGGCCGGCATCGACCTGGCCCGGGGCGACATCCTCATTCCCATGGACGGGGACCTGCAAAACGACCCGGCCGACATCCCGCGCCTGCTGTCCAAGCTCGACGAGGGCTACGACGTGGTTTCGGGCTGGCGCAAGGACCGCAAGGACAACCCCATCAAGCGCAATTTCCCCAGCCGCGTGGCCAACGGGCTCATCTCCGCCATCTCCGGCGTGCGCCTGCACGACTACGGCTGTTCGCTCAAGGCCTACCGCCGCGAGATCATCAAGGGGGTCAAGCTCTACGGCGAGATGCACCGCTTCATCCCCATCCACGCCGCCTGGCAGGGCGCCCGGGTCACCGAGGTCGGCGTCACCCACCATCCCCGCATCCACGGCCAGTCCAAGTACGGCATCGAGCGCACGATCAAGGTCATCCTCGACCTCATGACCGTCAAGTTCCTCGATAAATACGCCCAGAAGCCCATGTACCTCTTCGGCGGCTTCGGCCTGGCCAGCATCGCCGCCTCGGCCGGTTTTTTCCTGTTCATGCTCTATTGCAAGTTTTTCCTGGGCAAGAGCTTCATCGAAACGCCCCTGCCCCTGGCCGTGGTCATGTTCATGCTCATCGGCATCATGGCCATCTTCATGGGGCTTATCGCCGAGATCCTCATGCGCACCTACCACGAGTCCCAGGACAAGCCGACCTACATCGTGGACTGCACGCGCAACTGCAAGGAGCCCTAG
- the asnB gene encoding asparagine synthase (glutamine-hydrolyzing), with amino-acid sequence MCGICGFAGAGDAAALAAMNARLSRRGPDGEGVFHDAPAGVHLAHRRLAIIDLEGGRQPMATADGDLVVSYNGEVYNHASLRRELEAKGHRFLSDHSDTEVLLHGWREWGEALPGRLNGMWAFALYDKPRGLLFCSRDRFGKKPFFYAARPGFFAFASELAALIAHPRLADASLSRPALRKYFAYGFIPAPNALYDGTHKLPGGENLLVNVATGAVRRRRWWSFCLEPTADLPADAEKKWGDRLLELLDAAVCRRLMSDVPLGVFLSGGVDSSAVTALAARHAPDVAAFSIGFTDPAFDESAKAREAAAALGVAHTVTTLTLDEALALMPDIVGRLDEPMGDVSLVPTALLCRETRRHVTVALGGDGADELFAGYDPFKALRAAEAYARLAPRPLHRALCLLAARLPVGHGYMAASFKLNRFLRGLSHPARLWNPVWLGPLDPAGIAELFREPVDPEELYGEAIDVFESCPSRDLVDKTMEFYTRLYMQDDILVKTDRAGMMHSLEVRAPFLDIELVDFVRTIPHALKFRHGTTKYILKKALERILPRQVIYRKKQGFGVPVGRWLAEGALAMGEAASLERTLDERYIAARIREHRAGKADHRLFLWNLWVLRHMNLAGA; translated from the coding sequence GTGTGCGGCATCTGCGGCTTCGCCGGCGCCGGGGACGCCGCCGCCCTGGCCGCCATGAACGCCCGCCTGTCCCGGCGCGGCCCGGACGGGGAGGGCGTTTTCCACGACGCCCCGGCCGGCGTCCACCTGGCCCACCGCCGCCTGGCCATCATCGACCTGGAAGGCGGCCGCCAGCCCATGGCCACCGCCGATGGCGACTTGGTCGTCAGCTACAACGGCGAGGTCTACAACCACGCAAGCCTGCGCCGGGAGCTCGAAGCCAAGGGCCACCGCTTCCTTTCCGACCACAGCGACACGGAAGTGCTCCTGCACGGCTGGCGGGAGTGGGGCGAGGCGCTGCCCGGCAGGCTCAACGGCATGTGGGCCTTCGCCCTTTACGACAAACCCCGGGGCCTGCTGTTCTGCTCCCGGGACCGTTTCGGCAAGAAGCCTTTTTTCTATGCCGCCCGGCCCGGCTTTTTCGCCTTCGCCTCGGAGCTTGCGGCCCTGATCGCCCATCCGCGCCTGGCCGACGCCTCCCTCTCGCGTCCGGCCCTGCGCAAGTATTTCGCCTACGGCTTCATTCCCGCGCCCAACGCCCTCTACGACGGCACGCACAAGCTGCCCGGCGGCGAGAACCTCCTCGTGAACGTGGCCACGGGCGCCGTCCGCCGGCGGCGTTGGTGGTCGTTTTGCCTGGAGCCCACGGCCGATCTGCCCGCCGACGCCGAGAAAAAATGGGGCGACCGCCTTCTGGAACTCCTCGACGCGGCCGTTTGCCGCCGGCTCATGAGCGACGTGCCGCTGGGCGTTTTTCTCTCCGGCGGGGTCGATTCCTCGGCCGTAACCGCCCTGGCCGCCCGCCACGCCCCGGACGTGGCCGCCTTTTCCATCGGCTTCACCGACCCGGCCTTCGACGAATCGGCCAAGGCCCGGGAGGCCGCCGCCGCCCTCGGCGTGGCCCACACGGTCACGACTTTGACCCTGGACGAGGCCTTGGCCTTGATGCCCGACATCGTCGGCCGCCTGGACGAGCCCATGGGCGACGTGTCGCTTGTGCCCACGGCGCTGCTGTGCCGGGAGACGCGCCGGCACGTCACCGTGGCCCTGGGCGGCGACGGCGCGGACGAACTGTTCGCCGGCTACGATCCCTTCAAGGCCCTTCGGGCGGCCGAAGCCTATGCCCGACTGGCGCCCAGGCCCCTACACCGGGCCTTGTGCCTGCTGGCCGCCCGGCTGCCCGTGGGCCACGGCTACATGGCCGCGAGCTTTAAACTCAACCGCTTCCTGCGGGGGCTTTCCCACCCGGCCAGACTGTGGAATCCGGTCTGGCTCGGCCCCCTGGACCCGGCCGGCATCGCGGAACTGTTTCGCGAGCCCGTGGACCCCGAGGAACTCTACGGCGAAGCCATCGACGTCTTCGAGTCCTGCCCCTCGCGCGACCTGGTGGACAAGACCATGGAATTCTACACGCGCCTGTATATGCAGGACGACATCCTGGTCAAAACCGACCGGGCCGGCATGATGCACTCCCTGGAAGTGCGCGCCCCCTTCCTCGATATCGAGCTGGTGGATTTCGTGCGCACCATCCCCCATGCCCTGAAGTTCCGCCACGGAACCACCAAGTACATCCTGAAAAAAGCCCTGGAGCGGATACTGCCAAGGCAGGTCATCTATCGGAAGAAGCAGGGGTTCGGCGTGCCCGTGGGCCGTTGGCTGGCCGAGGGGGCCCTGGCCATGGGGGAGGCCGCCTCCCTGGAGCGGACCCTCGACGAGCGCTACATCGCTGCCCGCATCCGGGAGCACCGGGCGGGCAAGGCGGACCATCGCCTCTTTCTCTGGAACCTCTGGGTGCTGCGCCACATGAACCTGGCGGGGGCCTGA
- a CDS encoding methyltransferase type 11, protein MDRDLFGYLALGRLRRLAGDERFAKWGRLVPHCRLRVPEEPDPWAMAQSAAAELARRGREVAGARILVAGCGPSNGLGYALAAMGAAFVVCQDDTAAFDVGRDAKDLAALATRFPAVKFSIVKRAARLGKLADASFDAALSATAAADDPTVRVAALRRLLAPGGLVVHWADFHAPFLRYPYHRLLFPRAPGRWSPVRHDTGPWRCDDHIAALTGAGFDVDVAAYATDAETFAAVADRLHPDYADRDPALLAVTRATLVGCLRRPGEALPPRDPSTGGDNPPRTPLTGEGEGTR, encoded by the coding sequence ATGGATCGCGACCTTTTCGGCTACCTCGCCCTGGGCCGCTTGCGACGCCTGGCCGGCGACGAGCGTTTTGCCAAATGGGGCCGGCTGGTGCCGCATTGCCGGTTGCGCGTCCCCGAGGAACCGGACCCCTGGGCCATGGCCCAAAGCGCCGCCGCCGAACTGGCCCGCCGTGGCCGGGAGGTGGCCGGCGCGAGGATACTCGTCGCGGGTTGCGGCCCGTCCAACGGCCTGGGCTATGCTCTGGCGGCCATGGGCGCGGCGTTTGTCGTCTGCCAGGACGACACCGCCGCCTTTGACGTGGGCCGCGACGCCAAAGACCTGGCCGCCCTGGCCACGCGCTTCCCCGCAGTCAAGTTTTCCATCGTCAAGCGAGCTGCCCGACTGGGGAAACTTGCCGACGCCTCTTTCGATGCCGCCCTGTCGGCCACGGCCGCCGCGGACGACCCGACCGTCCGCGTGGCCGCCCTGCGCCGGCTGCTCGCCCCGGGCGGGCTGGTCGTGCACTGGGCGGATTTCCACGCCCCCTTCCTGCGCTACCCCTACCATCGGCTGCTTTTCCCCCGGGCGCCGGGGAGGTGGTCGCCCGTGCGCCACGACACCGGCCCCTGGCGCTGCGACGACCACATCGCCGCCCTGACCGGCGCCGGCTTCGACGTGGACGTGGCCGCCTACGCTACCGACGCCGAGACCTTCGCCGCCGTGGCCGACCGCCTGCACCCCGACTACGCCGACCGCGACCCGGCACTGCTCGCCGTCACACGAGCCACGCTCGTGGGATGCCTCCGGCGGCCCGGGGAGGCTTTGCCTCCCCGGGACCCCTCCACCGGGGGGGATAATCCCCCCCGGACCCCCTTGACGGGTGAAGGCGAGGGGACGCGATGA
- a CDS encoding glycosyltransferase family 4 protein — MTTQPPLESFGEERARERSPFSPKGSLPRILLLNYEYPPLGGGAGNATANLARELAGLGHGVRVVTAAFGDLPRRERVDGFEVRRIPAVRRHVDHCSPLEMLSFLASAMVALPVLARSWRPDACIAFFGIPCGPAAWLLKVLCGVPYVVSLRGGDVPGFQPYDLAAYHRLTAPLIRFLWNQAAHVVANSRGLAALAAKSAGATPILLIPNGVDAARFTPAEEASREGPVRFVFVGRLVRQKGLDVLLEALSRLPRQACFEVAIIGDGPLKADLTAMAARLGLAEVVRFLGWVSRADMPEALRRADAFVFPSRDEGMPNAVLEAMASGLAVAATAIAGNEELVEDGRTGFLVPPEDVAALAEVLTRLAGDRNLCWRLGRAGREKVVRDYSWRAVAEAYAALCRPAVR, encoded by the coding sequence ATGACGACGCAACCCCCCTTGGAAAGTTTTGGGGAGGAGAGAGCGCGAGAGAGGAGCCCTTTTTCCCCAAAAGGGTCCCTCCCTCGCATTCTCCTGCTCAACTACGAATATCCGCCCCTGGGCGGCGGGGCGGGCAATGCCACGGCCAACCTGGCCCGGGAGCTGGCCGGCCTTGGCCACGGGGTACGCGTGGTCACGGCCGCTTTCGGCGACCTGCCGCGCCGGGAGCGCGTGGACGGCTTCGAGGTCCGGCGCATCCCGGCCGTGCGGCGCCACGTCGACCACTGCTCGCCCCTGGAGATGCTGTCGTTTTTGGCCAGTGCCATGGTCGCCCTGCCGGTCCTGGCCCGCTCCTGGCGGCCCGACGCCTGCATCGCTTTTTTCGGCATCCCCTGCGGTCCGGCGGCCTGGCTGCTCAAGGTCCTTTGCGGCGTGCCCTACGTCGTCTCCCTGCGCGGCGGCGACGTGCCGGGCTTCCAGCCCTACGACCTGGCCGCCTACCACCGCCTGACCGCGCCGCTGATCCGCTTTCTCTGGAACCAGGCCGCCCATGTCGTGGCCAACAGCCGTGGCTTGGCCGCGCTGGCCGCGAAATCCGCCGGCGCCACGCCCATCCTGCTCATCCCCAACGGCGTGGACGCCGCGCGTTTCACCCCGGCCGAGGAAGCCTCCCGGGAAGGCCCGGTGCGGTTCGTCTTCGTCGGCCGGCTGGTGCGGCAAAAAGGCTTGGATGTCCTGCTCGAAGCCCTGTCGCGGTTGCCGCGCCAAGCCTGCTTCGAGGTCGCCATCATCGGCGACGGGCCGCTCAAAGCGGATTTGACCGCCATGGCCGCCCGCCTGGGCCTGGCCGAGGTCGTGCGTTTCCTCGGTTGGGTGTCCCGGGCCGACATGCCCGAGGCGCTGCGCCGGGCCGACGCCTTCGTCTTTCCCTCGCGCGACGAGGGCATGCCCAACGCCGTGCTCGAAGCCATGGCCTCGGGCCTGGCCGTGGCCGCCACGGCCATCGCCGGCAACGAGGAACTCGTGGAGGACGGGCGCACGGGCTTCCTCGTCCCGCCCGAGGACGTGGCCGCCCTGGCCGAGGTGCTCACGCGCTTGGCCGGGGACCGTAACCTGTGCTGGCGGTTGGGCCG